In a single window of the Cupriavidus basilensis genome:
- a CDS encoding class I SAM-dependent methyltransferase: MPGYQTKQESIAVTGVADLVIRSLLDKQQYSDPLGEAERMGISSAMWPLFGLLWPSGAHLAARMALRPVDPAERVLEIGCGLGLASLVGHRRGADVTASDCHPMAAAFLAENVRLNDLAPMKYRHGHWSAAEHEQDAPAGANPSPTGVHGHFDLIIGSDLLYERDANANLAHFIGRHASPTVEIWIIDPDRGNRPAFNRQMAEQGFAMREEKLDRVAAPGIDAYKGRLLVYRWAAPMPPAPLLVAAPIATIALH; the protein is encoded by the coding sequence ATGCCCGGCTACCAAACCAAGCAAGAGAGCATCGCCGTGACCGGCGTCGCCGACCTGGTCATTCGCTCCTTGCTGGACAAGCAGCAGTACTCCGACCCCCTCGGCGAAGCCGAACGCATGGGCATTTCGTCCGCCATGTGGCCGCTGTTCGGGCTGCTGTGGCCGTCCGGCGCGCACCTGGCCGCGCGCATGGCGCTGCGGCCGGTGGACCCCGCCGAGCGGGTGCTGGAAATCGGCTGCGGGCTGGGGCTGGCCAGCCTGGTGGGGCACCGCAGGGGTGCCGACGTGACCGCCAGCGACTGCCATCCGATGGCCGCCGCCTTCCTCGCGGAGAACGTACGCCTGAATGACCTCGCGCCAATGAAGTACCGGCACGGGCACTGGAGCGCCGCGGAGCACGAGCAAGATGCCCCTGCTGGCGCCAACCCCTCCCCCACCGGCGTCCACGGCCATTTCGACCTGATCATCGGCAGCGACCTGCTCTACGAGCGCGATGCCAATGCCAACCTCGCCCACTTTATCGGGCGCCATGCCAGCCCCACGGTCGAGATCTGGATCATCGACCCCGACCGCGGCAACCGGCCCGCCTTCAACCGGCAGATGGCCGAGCAGGGTTTCGCGATGCGCGAGGAAAAGCTCGACCGCGTGGCCGCGCCCGGCATTGATGCCTACAAGGGCCGCCTGCTGGTCTACCGCTGGGCAGCGCCGATGCCGCCCGCGCCGCTGCTGGTCGC